From Bosea sp. NBC_00550, the proteins below share one genomic window:
- a CDS encoding GNAT family N-acetyltransferase, with protein sequence MVVGDERSVHDIHSACLTQTLSTLYSPEQIAAWMQGRTPEGYLKAATSGEIFFVAETVSGIIGFASWEDDELLALFVHPDFQGRGVGSQLFEACISDAIASGSSITRVKAANGAVAFYANRGFVSVARGSVVKHGVTIEDTRMVIDPVRLASPRREPNWRGLYVRDGVESGRSARGLMLRNWS encoded by the coding sequence ATGGTCGTCGGCGATGAGCGGTCGGTGCACGACATCCACAGCGCGTGCCTGACTCAAACGTTGTCGACGCTCTATTCCCCTGAACAGATCGCGGCTTGGATGCAGGGCCGGACGCCCGAGGGATATCTGAAGGCTGCGACATCCGGCGAGATCTTTTTCGTCGCAGAGACGGTCTCGGGCATAATCGGGTTTGCTTCATGGGAAGATGACGAGCTTCTGGCCCTCTTCGTACATCCGGATTTCCAGGGGCGCGGTGTCGGTTCGCAGTTGTTTGAAGCCTGCATATCGGACGCCATAGCCTCGGGCTCCAGCATCACTCGCGTGAAGGCGGCAAACGGCGCGGTGGCATTTTACGCCAATAGGGGATTTGTATCCGTCGCTCGGGGGAGCGTCGTAAAACACGGCGTCACGATCGAGGACACGCGTATGGTCATCGATCCAGTTCGGTTGGCGTCGCCTCGACGGGAACCGAACTGGAGAGGCTTATACGTCCGCGACGGGGTGGAAAGCGGACGCAGTGCCCGCGGCCTAATGCTCCGGAACTGGTCGTAG
- a CDS encoding branched-chain amino acid ABC transporter substrate-binding protein, which translates to MKKLLLGGIALGAVLAMSGVANAQIKLGVGGPITGPNAAFGAQLKNGAEQAVEDINAAGGVLGQKITISVGDDVSDPKQGVSVANKFVGDGVKWVLGHFNSGVTMPASEVYAENGILMISPSATNPKITERGLWNTFRTCGRDDQQGSVASAYLLKNFKDKKIAVVHDKTTYGQGLADETKKGLNAGGVKEVLYEGVNAGEKDFSALVSKIKAAGADYLYWGGLHTEGGLIVRQMRDQGLKTVLVSGDGITTDEFATIGGPGVEGTLMTFPPDPQKRPEAAAVVKKFESKNFKPEAYTLYSYAAVQIMAEGAKRANSVDPKKIAEALHGGQPVKTVIGDIGFDKKGDITRPDYTVYTWKKGADGKITYVEN; encoded by the coding sequence ATGAAGAAACTGCTGTTGGGCGGTATTGCGCTTGGCGCGGTCCTCGCCATGTCCGGCGTGGCCAATGCGCAGATCAAGCTCGGCGTCGGCGGCCCGATCACCGGCCCCAACGCCGCGTTCGGCGCGCAGCTCAAGAACGGCGCCGAGCAGGCGGTCGAGGACATTAACGCCGCTGGCGGCGTCCTCGGCCAGAAGATCACGATCTCGGTCGGCGACGACGTCTCCGATCCGAAGCAGGGCGTCTCGGTCGCCAACAAGTTCGTCGGCGACGGCGTCAAATGGGTCCTCGGCCACTTCAACTCCGGCGTCACCATGCCGGCTTCGGAAGTCTATGCCGAGAACGGCATCCTGATGATCTCGCCTTCGGCCACCAACCCGAAGATCACCGAGCGCGGTCTGTGGAACACCTTCCGCACCTGCGGCCGTGACGATCAGCAGGGCAGCGTCGCTTCGGCCTATCTGCTGAAGAACTTCAAGGACAAGAAGATCGCCGTCGTCCACGACAAGACGACCTATGGCCAGGGCCTCGCCGACGAGACCAAGAAGGGTCTCAACGCCGGCGGCGTCAAGGAAGTGCTCTATGAAGGCGTCAACGCCGGTGAGAAGGACTTCTCGGCGCTCGTCTCCAAGATCAAGGCAGCCGGTGCCGACTACCTCTACTGGGGCGGCCTGCACACCGAAGGTGGCCTGATCGTGCGCCAGATGCGCGACCAGGGCCTGAAGACCGTGCTCGTCTCGGGCGACGGCATCACCACCGACGAGTTCGCCACGATCGGCGGCCCCGGCGTCGAAGGCACGCTGATGACCTTCCCGCCGGACCCGCAGAAGCGTCCCGAGGCGGCCGCCGTCGTCAAGAAGTTCGAGAGCAAGAACTTCAAGCCGGAAGCCTACACCCTCTACAGCTACGCCGCCGTCCAGATCATGGCGGAAGGCGCCAAGCGCGCGAACTCGGTCGATCCGAAGAAGATCGCCGAAGCGCTGCATGGCGGCCAGCCGGTCAAGACCGTGATCGGCGACATCGGCTTCGACAAGAAGGGCGACATCACCCGCCCCGACTACACCGTCTACACCTGGAAGAAGGGTGCCGACGGCAAGATCACCTATGTCGAGAACTGA
- a CDS encoding GFA family protein: protein MREITMKLSGGCNCGQVRYELDGEPIRVGICHCENCRKESGSAFSFFGIWPKASAILSGELSCWQSRAGGDRFCPKCGSSLFCWNDESDEIEIKLGTLDGPPSALLPAYELWTVRREPWLAHQKGAEQHTRDRQDSSA from the coding sequence ATGCGCGAGATCACGATGAAACTGTCCGGTGGCTGCAACTGCGGACAGGTCCGCTACGAACTCGACGGCGAGCCCATCCGCGTCGGTATCTGCCATTGCGAGAACTGCCGGAAGGAGTCCGGCTCGGCCTTCTCCTTCTTCGGAATCTGGCCCAAGGCCAGCGCGATCCTGTCCGGCGAACTCAGCTGCTGGCAGAGTCGCGCGGGCGGCGATCGCTTCTGCCCGAAATGCGGCTCATCTCTGTTCTGCTGGAACGACGAGTCGGATGAGATCGAGATCAAGCTCGGCACGCTGGACGGGCCGCCCAGCGCGCTGCTGCCGGCCTATGAACTCTGGACCGTCCGCCGTGAGCCGTGGCTGGCGCATCAGAAGGGCGCAGAGCAGCATACGCGTGATCGGCAGGATTCCAGCGCCTGA
- a CDS encoding DUF6867 family protein — protein sequence MQGILYEEPTVWLFLLVTVIMGGWLAWMSGRAIALTWRPNWQLVVYMLILGLFVRFIHFALFQATLLTLHYYIVDTIVLLIFGFAGWRYNRAKQMTRQYHWLFERTGPFGWKPRAGAEIRPELL from the coding sequence ATGCAGGGCATCCTCTACGAAGAACCGACGGTCTGGCTCTTCCTGCTGGTCACGGTGATCATGGGCGGCTGGCTCGCCTGGATGTCGGGGCGCGCCATCGCGCTGACCTGGCGGCCGAACTGGCAGCTCGTCGTCTACATGCTGATCCTCGGCCTGTTCGTGCGCTTCATCCATTTCGCGCTGTTCCAGGCTACGCTGCTGACGCTGCATTACTACATCGTCGACACCATCGTGCTGCTGATCTTCGGTTTTGCCGGCTGGCGCTACAACCGGGCGAAGCAGATGACGCGGCAATATCACTGGCTCTTCGAGCGCACCGGCCCCTTCGGCTGGAAACCGCGCGCCGGGGCCGAAATTCGACCAGAATTGCTCTGA
- the purB gene encoding adenylosuccinate lyase has protein sequence MIPRYSRPEMVAIWEPQTRFRIWFEIEAHATDRLAELGVVPKEAAATIWAKARDAVFDVARIDEIERVTKHDVIAFLTHLAEIVGPEARFVHQGMTSSDILDTTLSVQLARATDILIADVDALLAAIRRRAFEHKLTPTIGRSHGIHAEPVTFGLKLAQAYAEFDRCRARLVAARAEIATCAISGAVGTFANIDPSVEEYVAAKMGLTVEPVSTQVIPRDRHAMYFATLGVVASCIERLATEIRHLQRTEVYEAEEYFSPGQKGSSAMPHKRNPVLTENLTGLSRLVRGMVTPALENVALWHERDISHSSVERMIGPDATVTLDFALARLTGVVDKLLVYPQNMRKNLDRLGGLHNSQRVLLALTQAGASREDSYSMVQRNAMRTWEHGEDFLTNLLADKDVAEKLAASELKAMFDEGYHFKHVDTIFRRVFGES, from the coding sequence ATGATCCCGCGCTATTCCCGCCCCGAGATGGTCGCCATCTGGGAGCCGCAGACCCGTTTCCGCATCTGGTTCGAGATCGAGGCGCATGCCACCGACCGGCTGGCCGAGCTCGGCGTGGTGCCAAAGGAGGCTGCCGCGACGATCTGGGCCAAGGCCAGGGATGCCGTCTTCGACGTTGCGCGCATCGACGAGATCGAACGCGTCACCAAGCATGACGTCATCGCCTTCCTGACGCATCTGGCCGAGATCGTCGGGCCGGAGGCGCGCTTCGTCCATCAGGGCATGACCTCGTCGGACATCCTCGACACGACGTTGTCGGTCCAGCTCGCGCGGGCCACCGATATCCTGATCGCCGATGTCGATGCGCTGCTCGCCGCGATCAGGCGCCGCGCCTTCGAGCACAAGCTGACGCCGACCATCGGCCGCTCGCACGGCATCCATGCCGAGCCGGTCACCTTCGGGCTGAAGCTCGCCCAGGCCTATGCCGAGTTCGATCGCTGCCGCGCCCGCCTCGTCGCGGCGCGGGCGGAGATCGCGACCTGCGCGATTTCGGGCGCTGTCGGCACCTTCGCCAATATCGATCCGAGCGTGGAGGAGTACGTCGCCGCGAAGATGGGCCTGACCGTCGAGCCCGTCTCGACGCAGGTGATCCCGCGCGACCGGCATGCGATGTATTTCGCGACGCTCGGCGTCGTCGCTTCCTGCATCGAGCGCCTGGCGACCGAGATCCGGCATCTGCAGCGCACCGAGGTCTACGAGGCCGAGGAGTATTTCTCGCCGGGCCAGAAGGGGTCCTCGGCGATGCCGCACAAGCGCAATCCCGTGCTGACCGAGAATCTGACCGGGCTATCGCGCCTCGTGCGCGGCATGGTCACGCCGGCGCTGGAGAACGTCGCCCTCTGGCACGAGCGCGACATCTCGCACTCGTCAGTCGAGCGTATGATCGGCCCCGATGCGACGGTGACGCTCGACTTCGCGCTGGCGCGGCTGACCGGCGTCGTCGACAAGCTGCTGGTCTATCCGCAGAACATGCGCAAGAACCTCGACCGGCTCGGCGGCCTGCACAATTCGCAGCGCGTGCTGCTCGCCTTGACGCAGGCCGGGGCCAGCCGCGAGGATTCCTATTCCATGGTCCAGCGCAACGCGATGCGCACCTGGGAGCATGGCGAGGACTTCCTGACCAATCTGCTCGCCGACAAGGACGTGGCGGAGAAGCTCGCAGCTTCCGAACTCAAGGCGATGTTCGACGAAGGCTATCACTTCAAGCATGTCGACACGATCTTCCGCCGGGTATTCGGCGAGAGCTGA
- a CDS encoding class I SAM-dependent methyltransferase, with amino-acid sequence MDAFSDPQAVARYAEGPPRLVPGLADLQRMVTLLLAERAPDDARILVLGAGGGLEIKVFAEARPGWRFDGVDPSAEMLDLARLTLGPLAARADSHHGLIDIAPEGPFDGAACILTLHFVEREERLRTLREVRRRLKSGAPLAVAHFSFPQGEGDRDLWLSRYAAFAAASGIDQAQAQKARSMIGARLPILSPEDDEQLLREARFGDVSLFYAGFAFRGWVAYA; translated from the coding sequence ATGGATGCATTCTCTGATCCGCAAGCCGTCGCCCGCTATGCCGAAGGCCCGCCACGCCTGGTTCCCGGTCTCGCCGATCTGCAGCGCATGGTCACGCTTCTCCTCGCGGAGCGGGCGCCGGATGACGCGCGGATCCTGGTGCTCGGCGCAGGCGGCGGCCTGGAGATCAAGGTGTTTGCCGAAGCCCGGCCCGGTTGGCGCTTCGACGGTGTCGATCCATCAGCCGAGATGCTGGATCTCGCGCGGCTGACGCTCGGCCCACTGGCTGCTCGCGCAGATTCGCACCACGGCCTGATCGACATCGCGCCCGAGGGGCCGTTCGATGGCGCGGCCTGCATCCTGACCCTGCACTTCGTCGAACGCGAGGAGCGCCTGCGCACGCTTCGAGAGGTCCGCCGGCGCCTCAAGTCCGGTGCGCCCTTGGCCGTCGCGCATTTCAGTTTTCCGCAAGGGGAGGGTGATCGCGACCTCTGGCTGTCACGCTATGCCGCCTTCGCGGCCGCTTCGGGCATCGACCAAGCGCAGGCGCAGAAGGCGCGGTCCATGATCGGCGCGCGCCTGCCGATCCTCTCTCCCGAAGATGACGAGCAGCTTCTGCGCGAAGCGAGGTTCGGGGATGTCAGCTTGTTCTATGCGGGCTTCGCGTTCCGCGGCTGGGTGGCGTACGCCTGA
- a CDS encoding HXXEE domain-containing protein, with protein sequence MWFYTVWPFIGLGGAIVMLAILLTTDTFRSNPKVSRWWDPAWLVWLAVPLYWLHQFEEYSLPVLGLDYSIQEMICQKIGFPPYPECPIPLAFYPVVNIALMWFGAPLAAYLFRRNVLIGLSFWGLLFANGLVHTAGGIMEGAYNTGLWTAAVLFVPLSVWVIYASAIRGPYSGKVVGVAYAAGAITHAFLFGGYGLFKAGLIGNAGLLVYAAVIRFAPIILAAIASRFFQPELLRPVPEH encoded by the coding sequence ATGTGGTTTTACACCGTTTGGCCCTTCATTGGATTGGGTGGGGCGATTGTAATGCTCGCCATCCTGCTGACCACCGACACGTTCCGCAGCAATCCCAAGGTGTCCCGCTGGTGGGATCCAGCGTGGCTGGTTTGGCTCGCAGTGCCGCTGTACTGGCTGCATCAGTTCGAGGAATACAGCCTGCCTGTGCTGGGCCTCGACTACTCCATTCAGGAAATGATCTGCCAGAAGATTGGCTTTCCGCCCTATCCAGAATGCCCGATCCCGCTGGCGTTCTACCCCGTCGTGAACATCGCTTTGATGTGGTTTGGTGCGCCATTAGCGGCGTATCTTTTCCGACGAAACGTACTCATTGGCCTTAGTTTCTGGGGGCTGCTCTTCGCAAACGGACTTGTGCACACCGCGGGCGGCATCATGGAGGGCGCTTACAACACCGGCCTCTGGACGGCGGCAGTTTTGTTTGTTCCGCTGTCGGTCTGGGTCATTTACGCCTCCGCGATCCGCGGGCCGTACAGCGGCAAGGTTGTAGGTGTTGCTTACGCCGCTGGAGCCATTACCCATGCCTTTCTTTTCGGCGGGTACGGGCTTTTCAAGGCTGGGTTGATCGGCAATGCCGGCCTGCTGGTTTATGCTGCCGTGATCAGGTTCGCGCCGATAATCTTAGCGGCAATTGCAAGCCGTTTCTTCCAGCCCGAGTTGCTACGACCAGTTCCGGAGCATTAG
- a CDS encoding RBBP9/YdeN family alpha/beta hydrolase has protein sequence MKSSDVDILIIPGWSGSGPDHWQSRWETRLKTARRVEQADWYKPSRHLWADRIVQAVRSATRPVVLVAHSAGCSAVAFAAEHLHPGEVTGAFLVAPASEKAKGAVPGMGPDFIAHRRQKLPFPSVLIASATDPYCTSDEARELAEAWGSEFVDAGDSGHLNSESGHGPWPDGLLRFAGFLKSLSVVPQKRIQ, from the coding sequence ATGAAATCCTCCGACGTCGATATCTTGATCATCCCTGGCTGGTCGGGCTCCGGGCCCGACCACTGGCAAAGCCGCTGGGAAACCCGCCTGAAGACGGCGCGCCGCGTCGAGCAGGCGGACTGGTACAAGCCCTCCCGCCATCTCTGGGCCGACCGGATCGTCCAGGCCGTCCGCAGCGCAACGCGGCCGGTCGTGCTCGTCGCGCATTCGGCCGGCTGCAGCGCAGTCGCCTTTGCCGCTGAACATCTACATCCCGGTGAGGTCACCGGTGCCTTCCTGGTCGCGCCGGCTTCGGAGAAGGCGAAGGGAGCGGTTCCGGGCATGGGGCCGGATTTCATCGCGCATCGCCGCCAGAAGCTGCCGTTCCCCTCGGTGTTGATCGCAAGCGCCACCGATCCCTATTGCACGTCGGACGAGGCTCGCGAATTGGCCGAAGCCTGGGGCTCGGAGTTCGTCGATGCCGGCGACAGCGGCCATCTCAACAGTGAGTCGGGGCATGGCCCCTGGCCGGACGGCCTGCTGCGTTTCGCGGGCTTTCTCAAGAGCTTGAGCGTGGTTCCGCAGAAACGGATTCAGTAG